A portion of the Cryptomeria japonica chromosome 5, Sugi_1.0, whole genome shotgun sequence genome contains these proteins:
- the LOC131058321 gene encoding uncharacterized protein LOC131058321, which produces MNCHFSLFAGLIAGILFTLFEGVLGIDDIEGYKESTNQSLNRAWGHSPAFINGKTLGSVVPIASFRGVGGGGRSGGRGGRRGGGIDGGFTTPKKNRPRVFSMLQGSVGIDCIEGSKVSASQSLNRTWGHSPVFIHGKPLGSVVPIESLRGVGGSGRGGRRGGRGGRGTDGGFKTPKRNRPRAFSSNNNSALKSPFVNLGLLVFLLFCTIFFNNTS; this is translated from the exons ATGAACTGCCATTTCTCTCTATTTGCAGGCCTTATTGCAGGCATTTTGTTTACATTATTCGAGGGGGTGCTGGGGATCGATGACATTGAAGGCTACAAAGAGTCGACCAACCAGAGTTTGAACAGAGCTTGGGGTCATAGCCCAGCATTCATTAATGGGAAGACATTGG GATCTGTGGTGCCCATTGCGAGTTTTAGAGGTGTAGGAGGTGGCGGAAGAAGCGGTGGAAGAGGTGGCAGAAGAGGCGGAGGAATTGATGGTGGATTTACAACTCCAAAAAAAAATCGACCTCGCGTATTCTCTA TGTTGCAGGGATCGGTAGGGATCGATTGCATTGAAGGCTCCAAAGTGTCTGCCAGCCAGAGTTTGAACAGAACTTGGGGTCATAGCCCAGTCTTCATTCATGGCAAGCCACTCG GATCTGTGGTGCCCATTGAGAGTTTGAGGGGGGTAGGAGGTAGTGGAAGAGGCGGCAGAAGAGGTGGCCGAGGAGGCAGAGGAACTGATGGTGGATTTAAAACTCCTAAAAGAAATCGACCTCGCGCATTCTCTAGTAACAACAACTCCGCCCTAAAATCTCCATTTGTGAACCTGGGCCTGttagtttttcttttgttttgcacAATCTTCTTCAACAACACGTCATAA